DNA sequence from the Penaeus monodon isolate SGIC_2016 chromosome 28, NSTDA_Pmon_1, whole genome shotgun sequence genome:
NNNNNNNNNNNNNNNNNNNNNNNNNNNNNNNNNNNNNNNNNNNNNNNNNNNNNNNNNNNNNNNNNNNNNNNNNNNNNNNNNNNNNNNNNNNNNNNNNNNNNNNNNNNNNNNNNNNNNNNNNNNNNNNNNNNNNNNNNNNNNNNNNNNNNNNNNNNNNNNACTGTACTAATTNNNNNNNNNNNNNNNNNNNNNNNNNNNNNNNNNNNNNNNNNTCAGTATAATCTACTCATAtcaacacaacacagaaacaTATCACGATATTCTGNNNNNNNNNNNNNNNNNNNNNNNNNNNNNNNNNNNNNNNNNNNNNNNNNNNNNNNNNNNNNNNNNNNNNNNNNNNNNNNNNNNNNNNNNNNNNNNNNNNNNNNNNNNNNNNNNNNNNNNNNNNNNNNNNNNNNNNNNNNNNNNNNNNNNNNNNNNNNNNNNNNNNNNNNNNNNNNNNNNNNNNNNNNNNNNNNNNNNNNNNNNNNNNNNNNNNNNNNNNNNNNNNNNNNNNNNNNNNNNNNNNNNNNNNNNNNNNNNNNNNNNNNNNNNNNNNNNNNNNNNNNNNNNNNNNNNNNNNNNNNNNNNNNNNNNNNNNNNNNNNNNNNNNNNNNNNNNNNNNNNNNNNNNNNNNNNNNNNNNNNNNNNNNNNNNNNNNNNNNNNNNNNNNNNNNNNNNNNNNNNNNNNNNNNNNNNNNNNNNNNNNNNNNNNNNNNNNNNNNNNNNNNNNNNNNNNNNNNNNNNNNNNNNNNNNNNNNNNNNNNNNNNNNNNNNNNNNNNNNNNNNNNNNNNNNNNNNNNNNNNNNNNNNNNNNNNNNNNNNNNNNNNNNNNNNNNNNNNNNNNNNNNNNNNNNNNNNNNNNNNNNNNNNNNNNNNNNNNNNNNNNNNNNNNNNNNNNNNNNNNNNNNNNNNNNNNNNNNNNNNNNNNNNNNNNNNNNNNNNNNNNNNNNNNNNNNNNNNNNNNNNNNNNNNNNNNNNNNNNNNNNNNNNNNNNNNNNNNNNNNNNNNNNNNNNNNNNNNNNNNNNNNNNNNNNNNNNNNNNNNNNNNNNNNNNNNNNNNNNNNNNNNNNNNNNNNNNNNNNNNNNNNNNNNNNNNNNNNNNNNNNNNNNNNNNNNNNNNNNNNNNNNNNNNNNNNNNNNNNNNNNNNNNNNNNNNNNNNNNNNNNNNNNNNNNNNNNNNNNNNNNNNNNNNNNNNNNNNNNNNNACAAGATTTAACTTGaagattattagattatttgtTCTGGGTAGATAAAcggaaaagaaaatacagaagtaagtgaaaatattatatttcgTAGGTTGATGTCTGCAGCGAAGAAATTTAGTTCCTGGcagtatttttagatatcatGAGAANNNNNNNNNNNNNNNNNNNNNNNNNNNNNNNNNNNNNNNNNNNNNNNNNNNNNNNNNNNNNNNNNNNNNAGAAGCGCAACGATCCAAATAATTCACGTCTTTTTCGCTTCCATACCTATAATAACGATCAAGACATATTTTGAACAATGTCCTTCAAATCTATAATTTCTGATTCCATCATAGACACTTCAGCATGTACAAGTGAATACTGAAAGACACTCGCTTTTTTCTTAACAAAATGACAGACTATGGCGAAACTTAACCCGATGACTcattatttaattgtttgtttgttttcatttttttcttacgcTTATAGATAATTTAGTTTCATAGATCCTAATGAATGTTGTTGACAGCTGCATGTGAATCTTAACATTTCTTTACCAACTTTCATAATCTTAGTCAAGTTTAATAGATTTACTTTCCATATCCATTTCCGCCGCGGGAGCCGCCCTTCGACGCACCCAAGTTAAAGTTTATCGTTGCCGTACCGCTTGCGGTGCCACGGGAGGAACCGTACCCTCCAGCGCTATTACTAGCGGGGGGCTGGTAACCACCGCCGCCGGACCCGCCAGAGCTATGTCCAgtgaatgtggaggaggaggtgtgacCGCCGAAGGAGGAGCTGGAGAAGGAACTCACATCCGGCCTTCCCCGGACGCCCAAGGCAAGGACCACGATCAACAGCACCACCAGCACGAATTTCTGGAAAAGCAAATTAGGTGAGATATTGCCTCCAAAGGGGCGTCGACTGTACGCACGTTTTGACTCAGGAGCCGACTCGACTTCAGTGTCTGGAGAGCGGTCTTTACCATCGTGAGAAATCCCTCGCAGAAGTGCCGATGAGTCCTTAACGAGGGCTTTTATAGCGCTGGCTTCCCTTCACTCCCATCCATACGCCTGCGCCCTCCTGACGATCACCTTCACTAGATTATGATTCAGCAAACTGATTTATAGTCGTCCGCTTTCAACTGAATAGAGGAGCAAATATTatgcttttacttttctttttccttaagaAATTATTTACCCACCAAACTGTATGTAAATTGCGTTATACAATATGCTATACTCAtgaataatcacatgatcagtgTGAGTATGCATTACAAAACAATTCAGCAAGAGCCCACGGACCATCCGTCGAAAATGTCAACAAACATTGCTTAATTCCCTTTATGAAATTGCCAATTCATTGCAAGAGAAACTCGCACATCATTtcctaacatatatattttaacgcaATTTTTCTGTTACCATaaacaatctatttatttatctgtctatttattctctgtctgtttcctNNNNNNNNNNNNNNNNNNNNNNNNNNNNNNNNNNNNNNNNNNNNNNNNNNNNNNNNNNNNNNNNNNNNNNNNNNNNNNNNNNNNNNNNNNNNNNNAACTNNNNNNNNNNNNNNNNNNNNNNNNNNNNNNNNNNNNNNNNNNNNNNNNNNNNNNNNNNNNNNNNNNNNNNNNNNNNNNNNNNNNNNNNNNNNNNNNNNNNNNNNNNNNNaataacattaacattacaaCGTAAGATTTTAAATTGTCTGAACCATTTAAAATGTTCAAGTTCCTTTGAGAAGCAATATCCAGTTAATAATCAATTTGTCACCGTCAGTCACATCCTAATCACCAAACTGTGAACCTATAGACGAAACTCACAGAGAAAGGCGAGNNNNNNNNNNNNNNNNNNNNNNNNNNNNNNNNNNNNNNNNNNNNNNNNNNNNNNNNNNNNNNNNNNNNNNNNNNNNNNNNNNNNNNNNNNNNNNNNNNNNNNNNNNNNNNNNNNNNNNNNNNNNNNNNNNNNNNNNNNNNNNNNNNNNNNNNNNNNNNNNNNNNNNNNNNNNNNNNNNNNNNNNNNNNNNNNNNNNNNNNNNNNNNNNNNNNNNNNNNNNNNNNNNNNNNNNNNNNNNNNNNNNNNNNNNNNNNNNNNNNNNNNNNNNNNNNNNNNNNNNNNNNNNNNNNNNNNNNNNNNNNNNNNNNNNNNNNNNNNNNNNNNNNNNNNNNNNNNNNNNNNNNNNNNNNNNNNNNNNNNNNNNNNNNNNNNNNNNNNNNNNNNNNNNNNNNNNNNNNNNNNNNNNNNNNNNNNNNNNNNNNNNNNNNNNNNNNNNNNNNNNNNNNNNNNNNNNNNNNNNNNNNNNNNNNNNNNNNNNNNNNNNNNNNNNNNNNNNNNNNNNNNNNNNNNNNNNNNNNNNNNNNNNNNNNNNNNNNNNNNNNNNNNNNNNNNNNNNNNNNNNNNNNNNNNNNNNNNNNNNNNNNNNNNNNNNNNNNNNNNNNNNNNNNNNNNNNNNNNNNNNNNNNNNNNNNNNNNNNNNNNNNNNNNNNNNNNNNNNNNNNNNNNNNNNNNNNNNNNNNNNNNNNNNNNNNNNNNNNNNNNNNNNNNNNNNNNNNNNNNNNNNNNNNNNNNNNNNNNNNNNNNNNNNNNNNNNNNNNNNNNNNNNNNNNNNNNNNNNNNNNNNNNNNNNNNNNNNNNNNNNNNNNNNNNNNNNNNNNNNNNNNNNNNNNNNNNNNNNNNNNNNNNNNNNNNNNNNNNNNNNNNNNNNNNNNNNNNNNNNNNNNNNNNNNNNNNNNNNNNNNNNNNNNNNNNNNNNNNNNNNNNNNNNNNNNNNNNNNNNNNNNNNNNNNNNNNNNNNNNNNNNNNNNNNNNNNNNNNNNNNNNNNNNNNNNNNNNNNNNNNNNNNNNNNNNNNNNNNNNNNNNNNNNNNNNNNNNNNNNNNNNNNNNNNNNNNNNNNNNNNNNNNNNNNNNNNNNNNNNNNNNNNNNNNNNNNNNNNNNNNNNNNNNNNNNNNNNNNNNNNNNNNNNNNNNNNNNNNNNNNNNNNNNNNNNNNNNNNNNNNNNNNNNNNNNNNNNNNNNNNNNNNNNNNNNNNNNNNNNNNNNNNNNNNNNNNNNNNNNNNNNNNNNNNNNNNNNNNNNNNNNNNNNNNNNNNNNNNNNNNNNNNNNNNNNNNNNNNNNNNNNNNNNNNNNNNNNNNNNNNNNNNNNNNNNNNNNNNNNNNNNNNNNNNNNNNNNNNNNNNNNNNNNNNNNNNNNNNNNNNNNNNNNNNNNNNNNNNNNNNNNNNNNNNNNNNNNNNNNNNNNNNNNNNNNNNNNNNNNNNNNNNNNNNNNNNNNNNNNNNNNNNNNNNNNNNNNNNNNNNNNNNNNNNNNNNNNNNNNNNNNNNNNNNNNNNNNNNNNNNNNNNNNNNNNNNNNNNNNNNNNNNNNNNNNNNNNNNNNNNNNNNNNNNNNNNNNNNNNNNNNNNNNNNNNNNNNNNNNNNNNNNNNNNNNNNNNNNNNNNNNNNNNNNNNNNNNNNNNNNNNNNNNNNNNNNNNNNNNNNNNNNNNNNNNNNNNNNNNNNNNNNNNNNNNNNNNNNNNNNNNNNNNNNNNNNNNNNNNNNNNNNNNNNNNNNNNNNNNNNNNNNNNNNNNNNNNNNNNNNNNNNNNNNNNNNNNNNNNNNNNNNNNNNNNNNNNNNNNNNNNNNNNNNNNNNNNNNNNNNNNNNNNNNNNNNNNNNNNNNNNNNNNNNNNNNNCGTGTGTTCTTTAACAACGATGGCAAGGGACGGGAATACATCACACGACGAAAGCTCCAAAGCATCAGGAACCGCATNNNNNNNNNNNNNNNNNNNNNNNNNNNNNNNNNNNNNNNNNNNNNNNNNNNNNNNNNNNNNNNNNNNNNNNNNNNNNNNNNNNNNNNNNNNNNNNNNNNNNNNNNNNNNNNNNNNNNNNNNNNNNNNNNNNNNNNNNNNNNNNNNNNNNNNNNNNNNNNNNNNNNNNNNNNNNNNNNNNNNNNNNNNNNNNNNNNNNNNNNNNNNNNNNNNNNNNNNNNNNNNNNNNNNNNNNNNNNNNNNNNNNNNNNNNNNNNNNNNNNNNNNNNNNNNNNNNNNNNNNNNNNNNNNNNNNNNNNNNNNNNNNNNNNNNNNNNNNNNNNNNNNNNNNNNNNNNNNNNNNNNNNNNNNNNNNNNNNNNNNNNNNNNNNNNNNNNNNNNNNNNNNNNNNNNNNNNNNNNNNNNNNNNNNNNNNNNNNNNNNNNNNNNNNNNNNNNNNNNNNNNNNNNNNNNNNNNNNNNNNNNNNNNNNNNNNNNNNNNNNNNNNNNNNNNNNNNNNNNNNNNNNNNNNNNNNNNNNNNNNNNNNNNNNNNNNNNNNNNNNNNNNNNNNNNNNNNNNNNNNNNNNNNNNNNNNNNNNNNNNNNNNNNNNNNNNNNNNNNNNNNNNNNNNNNNNNNNNNNNNNNNNNNNNNNNNNNNNNNNNNNNNNNNNNNNNNNNNNNNNNNNNNNNNNNNNNNNNNNNNNNNNNNNNNNNNNNNNNNNNNNNNNNNNNNNNNNNNNNNNNNNNNNNNNNNNNNNNNNNNNNNNNNNNNNNNNNNNNNNNNNNNNNNNNNNNNNNNNNNNNNNNNNNNNNNNNNNNNNNNNNNNNNNNNNNNNNNNNNNNNNNNNNNNNNNNNNNNNNNNNNNNNNNNNNNNNNNNNNNNNNNNNNNNNNNNNNNNNNNNNNNNNNNNNNNNNNNNNNNNNNNNNNNNNNNNNNNNNNNNNNNNNNNNNNNNNNNNNNNNNNNNNNNNNNNNNNNNNNNNNNNNNNNNNNNNNNNNNNNNNNNNNNNNNNNNNNNNNNNNNNNNNNNNNNNNNNNNNNNNNNNNNNNNNNNNNNNNNNNNNNNNNNNNNNNNNNNNNNNNNNNNNNNNNNNNNNNNNNNNNNNNNNNNNNNNNNNNNNNNNNNNNNNNNNNNNNNNNNNNNNNNNNNNNNNNNNNNNNNNNNNNNNNNNNNNNNNNNNNNNNNNNNNNNNNNNNNNNNNNNNNNNNNNNNNNNNNNNNNNNNNNNNNNNNNNNNNNNNNNNNNNNNNNNNNNNNNNNNNNNNNNNNNNNNNNNNNNNNNNNNNNNNNNNNNNNNNNNNNNNNNNNNNNNNNNNNNNNNNNNNNNNNNNNNNNNNNNNNNNNNNNNNNNNNNNNNNNNNNNNNNNNNNNNNNNNNNNNNNNNNNNNNNNNNNNNNNNNNNNNNNNNNNNNNNNNNNNNNNNNNNNNNNNNNNNNNNNNNNNNNNNNNNNNNNNNNNNNNNNNNNNNNNNNNNNNNNNNNNNNNNNNNNNNNNNNNNNNNNNNNNNNNNNNNNNNNNNNNNNNNNNNNNNNNNNNNNNNNNNNNNNNNNNNNNNNNNNNNNNNNNNNNNNNNNNNNNNNNNNNNNNNNNNNNNNNNNNNNNNNNNNNNNNNNNNNNNNNNNNNNNNNNNNNNNNNNNNNNNNNNNNNNNNNNNNNNNNNNNNNNNNNNNNNNNNNNNNNNNNNNNNNNNNNNNNNNNNNNNNNNNNNNNNNNNNNNNNNNNNNNNNNNNNNNNNNNNNNNNNTGGCCCAGGATTAGTGGAGCATATCTgaataaaataggtaaataaaatcaCCGTGTAAAGTCAGCAAACGCAACCGCAAGCACCGCACGCAAGCCTACGTAGACAGGTGTTTTGNNNNNNNNNNNNNNNNNNNNNNNNNNNNNNNNNNNNNNNNNNNNNNNNNNNNNNNNNNNNNNNNNNNNNNNNNNNNNNNNNNNNNNNNNNNNNNNNNNNNNNNNNNNNNNNNNNNNNNNNNNNNNNNNNNNNNNNNNNNNNNNNNNNNNNNNNNNNNNNNNNNNNNNNNNNNNNNNNNNNNNNNNNNNNNNNNNNNNNNNNNNNNNNNNNNNNNNNNNNNNNNNNNNNNNNNNNNNNNNNNNNNNNNNNNNNNNNNNNNNNNNNNNNNNNNNNNNNNNNNNGAGCGAGCATTATCTAAGGAGGATNNNNNNNNNNNNNNNNNNNNNNNNNNNNNNNNNNNNNNNNNNNNNNNNNNNNNNNNNNNNNNNNNNNNNNNNNNNNNNNNNNNNNNNNNNNNNNNNNNNNNNNNNNNNNNNNNNNNNNNNNNNNNNNNNNNNNNNNNNNNNNNNNNNNNNNNNNNNNNNNNNNNNNNNNNNNNNNNNNNNNNNNNNNNNNNNNNNNNNNNNNNNNNNNNNNNNNNNNNNNNNNNNNNNNNNNNNNNNNNNNNNNNNNNNNNNNNNNNNNNNNNNNNNNNNNNNNNNNNNNNNNNNNNNNNNNNNNNNNNNNNNNNNNNNNNNNNNNNNNNNNNNNNNNNNNNNNNNNNNNNNNNNNNNNNNNNNNNNNNNNNNNNNNNNNNNNNNNNNNNNNNNNNNNNNNNNNNNNNNNNNNNNNNNNNNNNNNNNNNNNNNNNNNNNNNNNNNNNNNNNNNNNNNNNNNNNNNNGTCAGCTCCAAGTAAATCCGGCAGTGAAAAAGGCGTGGCGTTCCTTTTCGACAAGGGTGTGATGCAGCTCTGGTCTGCTTAGTACAAGACTGGTTATTGGTGCTCGACTTATTCATGTTCATtgtctctcactctatttctttattatctctctctttttaatgatAGACATTTAtcacttctctcttatttttgtgttattattcgtattatttgtTTACCCGTTTATTTTTATGACTCTCACATCTAAATTTTGTTATGTATTATCAGACCTAATATGTTTTGAACATTCCTGCGACTATCAAATTTCTTTCGATTTGTGAGAATAAATAGCCAGACCGTTTCTCCGCAACGTTAGTGATCAGCACTGAAGTGAAGCATAATTCTCAAACCGTGGTTGTTTTCCGTTGCGGTTGCATGGCCTTTTTGTGTGCGATGTGATTCAGCTGCTTGCGCTGAGGTCTCGTGAAAAGACTTACTATGAACGGAATCAataatacagaaagagaaagagtatatGCACTCACAGTGAGTCGAGGTGAATGACACTTTCAAACGCATTGAATAATTTATTACGAACGGGCTGTGTGTAGCATCgactcaaaaaaaatatatatctgacaAACTGAAAAAAGCATTACACCAACATGTTCATTTTCCGTAGCCGCCTCCACTGCCTCCGCTGGAACCCCCATGTCCTCCGCCGTTGCCTCCGTTATTTCCCCCGTTGAAGCCTCCGCTGGAACCGCCATAACCTCCGCCGTTGCCGCCACCATTTCCTCCGTTGGAACCGCCATAACCTCCACCGTTGCCTCCGCTATTTCCTCCGTTGGAACCGCCATAACCTCCGCCGTTGCCGCCACCATTTCCTCCGTTGGAACCGCCATAACCTCCGCCGTTGCCTCCGTTATTTTCTCCGCTGGAGCCTCCGTTGGAACCGCCATAACCTCCACCGTTGCCGCCATTATTTCCTCCATGACCGCCACCATTACCTCCATTATTCCCACCGTTGGAACCATCATAGCTACCTCCGTTACCACTGCCTTGTGGAGCGCCGAGGTGGAAGCTAACTGTTGCTTTGGCTACTCCATTTTGGTTACCGTCGCCAGAACCTCCGTTAGAGCCACTGTAACTTCCGGCTCTGTTGCTTCCATTTCCCCCACCACTGGAACCATAGNNNNNNNNNNNNNNNNNNNNNNNNNNNNNNNNNNNNNNNNNNNNNNNNNNNNNNNNNNNNNNNNNNNNNNNNNNNNNNNNNNNNNNNNNNNNNNNCCCCCCTCCGTGACCATTTCCCCCTCCGTTGGAACCATAACCTTCTCCGTTGCCTCCTCTGCCACCACCCTGGCCGCTGGCTCCACGGCCTGAAGAGCTGTATGCTCCGCCTCCGTTGTTGCGTCCGCCAAAGGAGCTGGGCATCGCCCAGCCGGACGCCGCCACGACCGCCACAAATGCCACCACAACTATCACCTCTGTGGAAGAATTCGGGTGGGCATTACTCCATTCGGCTTTCCTTAAGTTACCAACTCCTTTTTTTTGCTACTTTACTAAAATACTTCGTCANNNNNNNNNNNNNNNNNNNNAGTTACTCGTTTGTAGAAATGTCCGTTCTCATGTCAGCtgcattaaaatgataatatacagaTCTAAGTCATTCCTTATGTAGTAAAATTTCGTTAATTAGAAAATGCGATAAGCTTACCATCGTGTTTTTTGACTGGACTACAGCAGATTGCTTACTTGCTGATGAGTCTTGCTGATGTGAGCTTTTATATCGATCATAGAACTCCATTCacacctcattcctctctcccattcacccACCCCCCAGTCCCAGCTCACCCGACCCTCAATGGATCACCGCAAATGGAGATGGATGCCACTTTTAGTTTAGACTGCGTAATCTTTGTTTGCAGTCTGCAAGGGAAGAACTTGCTGAATATAAACAAATGCATCACAGTCATAAATGAAGGCTTGGTATAGCTTCTGCACATGAAGGATGGTCACAAAACACGAGAAAAAGAACCGATCAGAATATACCGTATTGCAACAAACAGACCAAGCAACTGTTGTCAATGACGCTACACTTTCTTCAATTAGAAATCCATAAATATTCCGAACGCGAGGAGACTCGACCGCAGAGAAGAGGATTTACTGCTATTCAATCTAACCAGCGAACCGTCAACGACAGAAgacttaaaattgaaaaaatataaaccagATTTGAGATTAcggcaaaaaaaaagttaagattcATCTCNNNNNNNNNNNNNNNNNNNNNNNNNNNNNNNNNNNNNNNNNNNNNNNNNNNNNNNNNNNNNNNNNNNNNNNNNNNNNNNNNNNNNNNNNNNNNNNNNNNNNNNNNNNNNNNNNNNNNNNNNNNNNNNNNNNNNNNNNNNNNNNNNNNNNNNNNNNNNNNNNNNNNNNNNNNNNNNNNNNNNNNNNNNNNNNNNNNNNNNNNNNNNNNNNNNNNNNNNNNNNNNNNNNNNNNNNNNNNNNNNNNNNNNNNNNNNNNNNNNNNNNNNNNNNNNNNNNNNNNNNNNNNNNNNNNNNNNNNNNNNNNNNNNNNNNNNNNNNNNNNNNNNNNNNNNNNNNNNNNNNNNNNNNNNNNNNNNNNNNNNNNNNNNNNNNNNNNNNNNNNNNNNNNNNNNNNNNNNNNNNNNNNNNNNNNNNNNNNNNNNN
Encoded proteins:
- the LOC119590939 gene encoding predicted GPI-anchored protein 57 yields the protein MKFVLVVLLIVVLALGVRGRPDVSSFSSSSFGGHTSSSTFTGHSSGGSGGGGYQPPASNSAGGYGSSRGTASGTATINFNLGASKGGSRGGNGYGK
- the LOC119591055 gene encoding keratin, type I cytoskeletal 9-like, translating into MEFYDRYKSSHQQDSSAKVIVVVAFVAVVAASGWAMPSSFGGRNNGGGAYSSSGRGASGQGGGRGGNGEGYGSNGGGNGHGGGXXGSSGGGNGSNRAGSYSGSNGGSGDGNQNGVAKATVSFHLGAPQGSGNGGSYDGSNGGNNGGNGGGHGGNNGGNGGGYGGSNGGSSGENNGGNGGGYGGSNGGNGGGNGGGYGGSNGGNSGGNGGGYGGSNGGNGGGNGGGYGGSSGGFNGGNNGGNGGGHGGSSGGSGGGYGK